The Mycteria americana isolate JAX WOST 10 ecotype Jacksonville Zoo and Gardens chromosome 2, USCA_MyAme_1.0, whole genome shotgun sequence genome contains the following window.
ATTGAAACCTAGGAGCGTGAAAGAAAGCTTTCTGCCTAGCACACTTGTGATCAGCTTTCAAATCAATTTTCAATTGACTCAGCTTTTAAATTCTAGCAAACAGTAGGCCCAATCTTGCAttcattgaaataattttgagattTACTGTTAACTTGGTGAGCTGATAAGACTTAAAAATTCTAGACTATAGCTGAGCAACGAGCTGAAATTACTGCTCCCCACCCACACAATGTTTGTCTTCCCCAAAACCTTGTTCTTTcatcctgctcttttctctggtttgtttcttcctccttttttcacCTAACCATAATACAAGCCTGTGAGTTCCCTAGGATAAGGGCTGGTTTTCCTTTTGCTATGCTCTTATAGCACACAATAATAGGCTTGGATTTCTCACTGAAACTCTTTTAAGTATTGTGACTGAgaataataattacatttttttgctgaagttttagAAACTGCAACAAATATCCAAGTACTACACAAGGATATACTTATACAATATTTAGAAAGttctttagaaaagcaaaaaattaattgtatttttctcttttgttcatcATTACTCTGTTAGCaatattgcaaaataaacagcagtatCTGATTTACTACTGCTATTTCCATTATTATTCTGGACTGGGGAAAATACCTTCACATTTTACATCTAGCTATGCAGGAACAAAATACAACAGATACTGCCTTGTATTTGAAATTGTAGTACTTTTAATCTGCTTGAAAACTGCTTCCCTTATATTAAagtgatatatttaaaaattgtgattaaaaagtgatatatataaaaaaaccccttcaaaggAAGCATTGTGAGGAGATGGTAACTGATATTGAAATCTCAACTGGATAGAATTCAAAACTATTTAGAATAACTCTGGCATACAAAAAAACTCTGAAGTGTCCATggctttcctggggaaaaaaatattggggaaaaaataaagctcttgGAACCAGTGCTGTAACTGGCAAGATTTTCGAATAGTAGCATTGAGTAGCCCAGCATTCTCAGCAAAAGAGTGTATTCGACTCAAGTCAGTAgttctagaaaaaaacaaaaatagtgtCACAAACTCAGGGTGGGGAGGAACCTGTTGCTGTGGTGAATATAAGTAAAGATGTCTGATCACTATAAGACCATTGAAGAAAATACACAACCCCAGGCTGTGAAGCTCAAATGTAGTATCACGCATTGAACACTTTTGCATTTCTCATGGTGCAGAAGGCTTACCTCATATACTGAAGGACTAAGGTAGgaggtatttttccatttattaaagaaacatctgtgctggtttttttacCACCAGCTGCTTAGTGAAGTAGGGGTAAGGAGGCTGGAAACCAAGGGTACCtgcaaaaataatgctttcttctACTCTTTAAAACTGCCCCATAACTAGTTGTGCCTGGGTTTGGATTTTGGGACTAGAAACTTTGTATCATAGGAAGACAGGATCTATGCTTATCCTTCATTAATTACATGTGGCTATTAAATGAACAATCAGTATGGTAGAGAGTTTTGCGATACAAGTCCTTAATACACAGATGCTGTTGGGGTCATCAGCCGTCCTGCTGTTCCACCTGACCTCAGGAAGAAGGTGTGCTACTCGCACAACCACACATACAGAAGGTGGTCAGGCTGTTCCCTGTGCTCTGCAAACCTGGAGTCACTGCCGTTACAGCCATCTTGTCAGAGGATGAAGCAACTAGAATTCACAGAACTTAAAAGGTGGAGATTATAATTTTAGTCACCCTGAGACAACACTTGCTCAGTATGACTAGGAAAATTTATGAGCTAGTACCACTTTTTTTCAGCTAACACACCTAACAGCATTCAAGATGCGACTCAGTGTGACTGGCAGTATCAAAGAacaaggctttttgtttgttagCCTGCTATATGGCATAaagtttatttatgaaaatgaaaacagtaaaatgtATATGTTAGACTTCATGTGAAGGTATGTATGAAATGAGAATAGGTTTAATTAACTGGCCTAATCAGAGTGGTAACTTAAATTGTAACACACAGTGACTCCATCTCCTACTGCTCTAAGCTTTGTTATTTATTGTGAGGAAATTAGATTTTCTACCACCAACTACTTTTTAAtaatcaaagcaaaataattcatgCAGCATATAAGTTATCATAAAAGAATTCAGCAGACGTAGCAAAGATGATAAAAGGCTTCTTTGtgcaaaacattttgtatgtCAATTTAAGAGCCAGTCTTAAGAGCAAACCTTCATGTGTTGCAATTTGTCAGCTATTTCATTGTTACTGCTTATTTTCAAGGGGGTTCTCAAAATCCATGGTGAAAGTGCTATAGTATTTTATGTAGGAACTTGATCTTCTTTTAGAACCATATAACGTCATCTCAAAGCAGTACTTTTTAGGCCTACTCTTATATCTAGGGTATAGGTGAACAGGACTAACTTCAGTTTTTAAATCTACAACCAAGCTACACTTGgttactgtaataataataaacattattattattacacatACATTAATACGTATTACCGTAGCCTAGGTTTGTCATGTCATTGTACTGAAATGCAattgattttctcttttatataCATGGAGAAATCTGCTCGGTTTCCACATGGAGCAGCAAGAATTGGTGGTGTGAGGTGGCTAACATGTCTCTTCCATGAAGACAGAGGTGTTGGGATCCCATCACTATATGCCAGCTACCTGTAGCTGGCAGTGCATCATCCTTGCAATAATTTCATTCTCCTCATGACTTCATTCCTTTGTGTTTTACAACTAATTCAGCTCCATGATGCAGctggtttctttctctccctcctctgcatctgctcatattttcttctgtcctttacTGTTCTATAGTTCTGGCCGTAtccctctgcatctgcagtaTATGGGATTTGGTTCGTTTGTCTTATGCTTCCCTTTTCATTTGATTTGCATGCTACTCACAACATgtggtgttattaaaaaaaaactgcTAAGGTGATTAGCTATTGAACTGGATAATAAATGTCATTAGCCTGTTCTACAGAATGATGGTATTTAGCCAAAACAAAAGGAGTATTGTGCTTATCTGGCCAAGGAAATTCAACCCCCCTGGCTTCGCTTTGGAAAGAATTTCTCATCTGCTGTGTCACTAGATGTGCTTGTATAACAACAGTCTCATCTACTTGAATGGAATTTACCTTTAAAATGAGCAGCACTAAATGAAAGCTCTGGTTTAATGTCTTGGTACAGTGAAACTCTCATGAAATGCTAGCTTTTAACTTCCATTAATTGCTATCTACATATGAAAGACGATTTATTGTGAAATACACGTGCAGCCTTGCAAGTGGACATTTGATGATCTTTTGCATCTTTGTTGTTATCTGGGTACCGTGAGATAGCTCCTGCAGCACATGAGGTGGTATGTATTAAAAGGAAACCTAAGTCTCTGTTggataataatattaaaatttccaAGTCTTCTCTTTCCACTCTGTACTGATTCTTTCTTGGCAACGTTTACAAACCTCTCTTGCCACTATCAGTTTCATGGTCCATATCCCTAACAAGGACTATCTATGTTTCATAGAGGTAGTTAATGGCTGCAGCTTTAACCTGCCCTGAACCAAAATTATTCCTGGACcatttaggaattaaaaaaaatcctattttaccACAATGAAGAAGCCACACGCTATGCaggtgctgcttctttttcttgaaacacaAAAGTTTGTCCCAGGCTACCTTTTCTGTGTGGAAAATATATGTAGACTATATGTACAAAACATATGTAGAAAATAATATATTACCATTTACCCTGGTAAATTGGTatcaaagaaaggggaaaaggtttTTAGCCCAGAGGAGCTGAAGTTGCAGTTGTTTTCATGAGGCAAGGAATGCTGAGCCAGAAAGAACTCAGAAATGTAGACAAGTTAGATAGGAAGTGAGAAAAGTATCAGTAGGCGAAATGACCCCGACACAGAAATTAGGCACCTCCTTATTTTGCATCACAAAGTCTGCACATGGCTCGATCCTTTTTCCATTCAGTTTCCTCATACGTGCATCTTGCAGTTATTGTCACCTATCATCTAATaacagcgcccccccccccccatttagctacataattaaaaagaaagtaagtatACTTCCTGCTGTACACAACCTTCATTCAAGGCTTCTACAGGATAATCAAAGCCTTGCTTCACCCTTACCTTCAATTATCAGAGGTTGAATGTGTCAGCTTTCTTACACTCCCACTAATTTAGATACCATTACTGCCTTCATAACACCTGGAACACCTGCCCAGTCTGCACGTTTGACTTCTAAAGTAGCATGAAGTGTATGGGAGGAGTTGATCAACTTAGATTGTTATTTAATAGCTGTTTTGCAGAAATGCCTACAGGCATTAATTAAGATCAAGGTGCTAAACACTAAAAAGACTTACAATGAAAAATAGTCCCTGCCCCACAGAGTTCATAATTCACTTTACAGCAAGTTATAACAGGTGGATGAGATAAATTAACTGTAGGGAGGGAAAGAGACGTAGAACAATCTTCATCTCCAAGCATTTTCTGGACAGTGTGGATCattttcatgtatatatttacaaatacagATATGCTCATTTTGCTGAAGATGCTCATTTCTCTCTAATCTTAAAATGATCTCCCTGATGTCAAAAACTCTTCTGCCATAGAAACACATAATCTATGACATTCCTTCTCCACCTAGTGAGTTGGATATGCTATACTCTAGAAAACCATCAGTTCTGTATCCCTCCCTTTTCAAGGGCACCGAAATCTGTTACTATGTATTGACTGCTTTTCagcagagcaagagagaaaggcaATCTTTCCgcattttatgtttaaaattaaaatacctcCAATAAAAGTAGGAGCTGGCCCATATCCCTCCGTGTGGAATTAATCATAAAATATGTTATTATAAAGCTGTGTTAAAGTGTGAACAGATCCTGTTAACAATCAGACATTAAAGTTTAGAAGACTGTAATATCTAATAggcttattttttcattaaaaatagggAATACTTAATTTTGTAGGTGGAGATAAAGGTcaatttgatttatttcagcttGTCAAGTTTTATGAATAAATCTATTATCTCTAGTAATATTCCTTAACAAGGTATTTCTATCTGGTTTCCACcaattttaaattactgaaaacCATCCATGAAATAATTAAGGCCCACTTTTACTGTCACTATAACTGCTTTTCTATTACATTGTATGCTGTGCAGTTCTTCATACTATGCAAAAGTAGTGTAAAATACTGCCAAATCAGAAACCTTACTAGTTGGCCTTAGGGGGGGTAATAACTTACCTCTACTTTTCCATAGATGTAGGCTGCTTCCTCCAAAGAGAGTCATCTGCAAGATCAGGATGTAAataactaacaaaaataaaagcagtgaaacATTAATCTCAGATGTAAGCAAATGAGAATTCTGCTATTTTTAGTAGGACTATAATGGGTATCTTAACACTTTAATAACATGAAACCTTGCCTACAGCACACTGGGGAATTTTTGTTGCTATACAATGTCATTTTACTATTAAATTACTTCTCTTTTATACATCataattctttatattttaaatcacaaagtacaatgctttcaaaggaaaaaaagaaatatgattgCCAGAATATTCTTAAAAATTCATCCCTTTTCAGCAGCCACATCAAGAAATTTGAAAGTCCTCTAGAAAAAATGCAAGGTCAATTTATTGGTTTTATTGGAGCCCAGCTGGTCAAAGACTTGGCTAATCGTAGTACAAAGTAGAGAAAACATACACTTGGAACAGTAGACTTCAGTAGCATAATAGCTTTAGTTAGCAGTTAAACATATGCTTTTATCAAAAagattgatttaatttttatctaACTAAAGGTTATAGATGAAGACTTCTAGTATGCCCTGCTCTGAAGTCAGCATATCTTATCCTTTTGTGTGCTATTGGTATTTGACACTGAGCTGGTGTCCATCCAACACAGGCAGAAGTAGCCATCTACACTGCCACAGCTGTATAAAAACTACAGTGGCAAACGCAGTAAGTGAATAGAGCAGTGGGAAGGAACAGAATGATGGAGAGACAGCAAGAATATCTGAGACAAAATATTCCCCCAGGCCTCCTCTAAAACCTGTATGCTCTGGAAACAGTAGCATGCGAAAATGTCTTATTAGACACTAGTAATTAGTTCTGACTTTGAAAGACTTCACTACTCAAATCAGGCTTAGatattaaaatgcagaattactTAACATATCCTTGTGCTGTGGAAAACCTTCCTTGTAACTAAGCTCGGTGACGTTTATGTTCATTCAGACCTGAGCACTGCTGCTATCTCTACATGTCAGGCACCTAACAGGACGATTTCATCCACTGTTATTCTCAGCTCCTCCCGGGCTGTTTGTCTCCTGCTTCATGGGGACAAGCGAAAGGCAAGAAGAGTACGGTAAGAACATACGGCCGGGCTTGGGGCCTTGGACCACTCACTCTTATTTATGCAACGTCATCAAGAAACCCTGCTCACAGCACTTCCCTCCTCTCTAACTTCGCCCGCATTAGTGTCTGCAGAGGTCCCAGGTGGTGGGGGCAAGGCAGCCAACGGGCTTTTCCTCAGGTGCCGAGACACGACGATGGCCTAGAGCCTGGGATACTTGCTGCATCACTCCAACAGCTCAGGAGCTGTGAGGCAATTTATTGAGACTCTGACTGCCACaccccagcctccctgggcagtGCTCTTCACCCGGGCCTCCCCAGAACCGCTCCGAGGAGGGCGCCAGGGGAACACAAACCCCGCCATGGCGGCATCTCCTCAGCGCCCCtacccgccggggcggggcggggggcgggcgggcggagcccCGCGAGCGCAGGCCGCGGCGGGTCACGTGGGCAGGGCCGCCGCGGGGGGAAGGCCGCCCGCGAGCTACCGCTTTGAAGCCCGTTGCTAGGCGACGGCAGGGCGCGCGGCGCCCGCGGGAGCGGCCGGTGGTAGGGGAGGGATGACGCAACGGCCGGGCGAGCGGCGCAGCCTCAGCGGCGCCCGGTtgccccccgcgccgggcggctTTCCTGCGGGCTTCCAGCGGGAACGGGCGGCCGCAGAAGGGCGttgccgccggccccgccgcgggccccgccCCCTCGGCAGTGGCGCAGCCGCGCTGTGAGGCGCCACCGAGCCGCCTCCCAGGCCGCTAGGGGGCGGGGCTGGAGTGACAGCACCACAGCCAATGAGCGGACGCGCCTCCGGGAAAGGGGCGGGGCGCTACGGCCgcggggcgctgccgccggcccgccGCAGGGGGCGGGAGACTGCTGGTGCCGCCCGCCCgttggggcaggggctggcgcgTGGGCGGAGGGCGCGGCAGCAGTGGCTCTCCCCGCGGGGGCCGTGTGAGGCAGTGACTCCGCCCCgcggggggcggagggaggaGCGGGGTCGCTCAGGCAGGGCGTGGGCGGAGAGCGGAGCGGGCGCGGCCTCTTCCCGGGGCGCGCTCGGCCCCAGCGTTCGCTTGAGGACGGTAAAAATCGGGTTCTCCGATGAGTGGCCGGTGCCGCCGGCCAATAGGCGAGGCGGAGCgcgccctcctccccgcccccgccgcgcggCGGGGCCAatggggggcgcggggcggggcgcgcggggcTAGGCGCGGGCTGGGAGGCGCCTCGCCGCCAGATGCGGGGGAGTCGCGGCGACGGCGgcggtagcagcagcagcagcggtggcGCGTGCGGCAGTGGCGGCGTGCGGGCATGGGGGCGCGGGCTGCGCTCGTCTCGCCGCGCTGAGGGACGTGCCCGCCGGCGGGGCCAAGCGGTAGGCGAGGGGCGGCGGCTggcggggtggcggcggcggtggcggtggtggtgaGGGGCGCAGGTGCCCGGCGAGCTGCAGTGCCGGTagcggccgccgccgctgggCCGGGCGGGGGACGTGTGGCGTTCCGCGTCGCGCTGCCCGCGGCCGTCTCCGCAGCCGGGGCGGCGGCTGTGGCCGGCACGTTGTGGCCGCGAAACCCCGGCCGTGGCGCAGGGGGTCAGCCGTGGGCTAACGTCGCTTGTGTCATTGGCAGGATCCGAGCCTAGTGCGGCGGCGAGCGTAGCCGAGGGAGCCGGCCTCTGCTCGTGGCAGCCTGCTGTCACCTTCCCTTCTGGCAATGGGGAATGGACTCTCGGACCAGACGCCCATTCTCTCCAGCCTGCCTTCTTTCCAGAGTTTCCACATTGTCATCCTGGGACTAGACTCCGCTGGAAAGACGACCGTGCTTTACAGACTGCAGTTCAATGAGTTCGTCAACACTGTCCCCACTAAAGGATTTAATACGGAGAAAATCAAAGTGACGCTGGGCAACTCGAAAACAGTCACTTTCCACTTCTGGGATGTGGGCGGCCAGGAGAAGCTAAGGCCGCTGTGGAAGTCGTACACAAGGTGCACCGATGGCATCGTGTTTGTGGTGGACTCTGTCGATGTTGAGAGAATGGAGGAGGCCAAAACAGAACTTCATAAAATTACTAGGATATCTGAAAATCAAGGAGTGCCTGTCCTTATCATTGCTAACAAGCAGGACTTGAGGaactctctctccctttctgaaaTAGAGAAAATGTTAGCAATGAGTGAGCTGAGTTCTTCGACTCCCTGGCATTTGCAGCCTACCTGTGCAATCATTGGAGATGGACTCAAAGAGGGACTGGAGAAACTACATGATATGATAATTAAGCGAAGGAAAATGTTGaggcagcagaaaaagaagagatgagtTCTATTTTGACCTTTCTATTTTAGAGTAGTTACATGGTCAAAATTTGACATAAGACAGCTTCCAAACCCAGGCCTGCTTGTTTGGATGCTGTTAAGCTTAGTTACGTTAAACAATCAGTTGCACAACCTTACCATGTGGAAGGCTGTGCAGTTAtggaactttctttttttttttttttaactagtctCTTCTGAGTTTTATGGCTCTGCATTATTTCAGAAGCCCTAATAGATGATGTAATACTATCAGGAAATGGATGGGTGGGTATATGTGACATGGATGTCTAAATAGCCAAATAAAATGAGGGGTTTCTGCTTAGTGTTGTATTCATATGTTTGAGGGTGCCCTCTGCAAGCAATTTGCATTGAAGGTGTTCTGTGTTTTTAAACTTCTAATGCTCGTAAGTGGAGTGTTTAGGTGAACAttatacagctttaaaaacatgTATGAAGCTAGTAACCCATTATTTCGAGAGGCTGTTTTTTATCTTGTTTGAGGATTTCTATGAAAGCTTGGCTACATGtgtagttttttttaatttggcactTTTTGGAATTGAATCATGTTCAGTTCAAATACTTGAAATTTAAGTGCTGTGGATTCTTCGACTGATAAAAGAAAGACTTTTCGACaagtaaaaaatgtaaacaaCACGCTGGAGCATGGAAAAGTGGTTTCCCAACATATAGCATGTTTTTGGTAtgtaaggtttttattttttagaagtagCCATTCATCATAATACAGTGCTAATCAGGTTTAAACTATTACTCAAAATtagtaatttatttctaaatgatgAGTATTATGTCCTCCTACTATCAAgttaaaagtaaattaattgcAGTAAAGGAGCTATAAagagcagctctggctgctgtgtTTCTAACCAGTGCAGCATTCTTTGCTCTACTGGTGATTTTTCTGGCAATAGAACAAAATTATAATGAAGTAAAGATGGAGTTAAAATTAGCAGAGCACATCTTGTATCTCCCCAAAATACCCCATTTTATTAAAGTGGTATTGCTATGTCACTTTCAACGTATGCTTTTTTTATCGTGACTCTTCAAGTATTTTGTGGTTAGGAATGTAATAATGCTTTATACACTCAAAACATTTGACACTACCGGGgtcaggggagggggggagtgggggaagaaGATCTTAAAGATGGGCCTGTGTTCTGCTTTAATTATGCTTTAAGCTGTTTTTGTTTGCAGAGTGTGCAAACAGTGTTAACTGGGCAGGATAGTGCTTGACGGAAAAGGGAGGGTAGTTTTTCTTACTGGTACAGAGCTTCAAGTGACTCTTTAGATACTTGGGTAGCAATTAAAAGGGCTAAAACAGAGCCTGGATTTTTAAGACTAACTTTAGTGGTGCTGTAAAAATTCATCAGAATGTTAGATTCTCTTTAAACTTTTGTTGGAAATAccggattaaaaaaaaagtaaaaaaaaaaaccaagcaaaatctATTTCCTCCTTTTACTCAACCAGCAAagtaatacatttttcttacctGCTGCCATGTATCAGGAGGATGACAGCTACAAACCTGAATGTCAGTCAGTGTAACTTAgatatgtttgaaaaaaaataatctaacttTTTAACCAGCAGCTGTTCATCCAGGAGGTAACCAAAAATGCACTTTAGTGTCTTCAATAACTGAAAGTgacagctgttttttttttaatgacatcttgGTCCTTTTTGAATAAACTGAAGTAGCTTCCAGTGGAGCTTTTGTATGTTGGTTATATATGTACCTGCACTGGTGACATTGTAAGTCACTTACTCAAGTAATGTCTATATTTATAGAGATGTGGATGACTTCTAAACCTTAATAAACAATTCAAAACAAGTCTGCAGAGAGAAGGTGTCTGACTTCTTGTACTGCAGCAGTACGTTCTCATCAACCTCTGTGCATGTATTGATTCTAATAACAGTAGAGCTATTTCTGTTGAAAACCAAAGTCTTATAAATGTGGTGAGGCTCATAAATGTCACAGTGTTATAAATTGCAGGTATctcattaaaaactttaaatCAGTGGCATGTCTGTAtattcacagaagaaatattaacTGCAGTGAGTCCTTTCTGAAGTGATGGATCTTGCataatttgaaaaatcttttATATAGCTGAACCTGTGTTGTGTTATGTGCAGTGTTTAATAAGCAATGTTGAGTATTTATCACATGTACTCACAGGTGGTACTTAATTTAGTATCTTCAGGCTCATGTATCTGAAGCTGTCTGAGGGATTCACGTGTACTTAAGCCTTGGGTGAATTTCCTCCTCGGATTTTACGGCAGTGAGTAGAATGTGGCAAGAGATATGGAAGCTTCTGATTAGTTTCAGGAGACCTGAACATAGACAAGACAAACTTCATTTAGCCTGCAAATCAAAATTGCAAAGTTTGAACAACAATATCTAAACCTATCTCTCAAAAACCcgatattttcatttctgtttatgtaACTGACGGCACATCAAAATGTGGGTTACTAACAGTCAGTCTTGAGAAAAAGCTATATTGGTGATGCTGAGCCCTGTAAATTTGGAGTGCAATTGTTATAATTTGGCTAACATTTTCCTTCCTATCAGGTGCACAGTACTACTAGGGTGAGGAAGGTGAGATGACAGGCTGGTTCTTTGTACCCAGTAAACAAACTATACAATACCAAGTAATAATTGCTTCGAGTATTCGTGAGGCTTCTGTTGGGAATAGTTGAAAAGGCATCCTTCTTGAAAAAGGcaaccatattttttttctgcatattaaaCATGCTAGTGTTTATCTGGTGACAGTCTCCCTCTATATAAAAACTTCAGTGAgtgattttaaatacaaagacatGACTGATCTGTACTCCAGCACTCTAGAGGAAGAAGTGAGAGAAGGTGGAGAGTAGCGTTTCTGAAATGTCATGGTTGTTACCTTGTGATATTTAATACTGACTTGGAAGTAGAAAACTGAGTGGGGGATGAGTTTTACGTTCAAGCTATACCTTTATCTGTACTAGAACTGTTTTGCTGGAATATTACAGTAGCTGTTCTGAGTAAAATATACAAATGTAGCTGTACCTCCAAAACTGTGTTTTGTATTACTCTGACAAAGTCTTCAACTATGAACAAAGTGGTGATTGCAGTAGAGCAtttggtatcttagctgactgaGTGTCTGCTGGCATATTTCTGTCATCCTGGGATCACTTTTCCATATGCTGAATTGACAGTTCTGGCCTAAATACTGATATGTGTAAGAAAATCTTTAGAGGAGCTGAATAAGCAGGTGTAATTTTGTTACAATTCTGAAATCACacaacttaaattttaaaataattgtagcCCATTTTAGCAAAAAATGACACTTCTTCAAGGCACTAGATAAGTTAACTATCTTAAACTGCTGCTACTTTAAGGAGGTATGGAATTTCATTTAAATCGGTGCAccacagttaaaaacaaacaaaccacaaggTCTTGTAGCCTTAGCACTGTTGTCTTAGCTTACAAAAGTTGGTATGGCATTGCCTCAGCTGTTCATGCACATGCAATCTTTTAAAGTTAAACAGCCTTCAGGATCTGGTCTCTGTTTTCTAGCTGCATGGCTATGTATTAGCTTGGGACTGTTTCAGCTAGAAAAAGTACTGTAGGACGGTGAGACTCTTTCATGTTCTTGACATCACTTTTCAGTTGTGTTGCATGtgcatttacatttgaaaaaaatataagtaCTGGTTTTCAGCCAGGTGATAGGTGAAACCTTTCTCTCttcaaattttaatgttttatccTATCCTGGTTGATCCTTCATGTGTGGAAACCAGTACCCATGGCCAGTTTACAGTTCCCAGCCTGACTTAGAGCGAGTGGTGCTTCCGTACCACCTTACACAGCCCTTGGGTCCTGCAGGAGTTTATTCCCTGGGACGCAGGGGTCACCGAGCTGCGAGGAGCTGAAAGCAGTCTGGTCGGGGGGGCTAGCAAGCCCTTCTGGACCCCAGCAGGTCTGCACGACAGCGGCTCTGCCTTCTTGGGGGGGGGTTATCTGCATCTTGGAGCATTTGCTTACAGATAGCAGGGTGTTAATTTGTGTCTGGCTGAAACTTTTTGTTGAGAGTGTAATTCTTGACGTCGGAGGAGGATTTAGATACTACATTGATACTACAAAGAAGGACTTGGTAAAGCAGAGCGTGGAATATGTAGGCAATCTGCATACACTATATATAGGGCACCAACTTTTACATGCAATCTTGATTCAGCTGAGCGGATTGCAATGCATGAAGGCTAGCAAATGTGTGCTCATAATGCTATCATCCTTTAACTTCTTTTGAGAGAGAAATCTAGGCATGAATCGGTGCTTTTTGGATCAGTGTTTTCACTTTACTGTTGGGTGACTCATCTTTTGAGAGGGTCAGAGCctacagccctgctctggcagctgaTAGCTTCGTGTCCCTGAGCCAAACCGACTCTTGTTGC
Protein-coding sequences here:
- the ARL4A gene encoding ADP-ribosylation factor-like protein 4A; this translates as MGNGLSDQTPILSSLPSFQSFHIVILGLDSAGKTTVLYRLQFNEFVNTVPTKGFNTEKIKVTLGNSKTVTFHFWDVGGQEKLRPLWKSYTRCTDGIVFVVDSVDVERMEEAKTELHKITRISENQGVPVLIIANKQDLRNSLSLSEIEKMLAMSELSSSTPWHLQPTCAIIGDGLKEGLEKLHDMIIKRRKMLRQQKKKR